A stretch of Manis javanica isolate MJ-LG chromosome 1, MJ_LKY, whole genome shotgun sequence DNA encodes these proteins:
- the RTKN gene encoding rhotekin isoform X8, which yields MDRDREGSDTELQRKLDHEIRMREGACKLLAACSQREQALEATKSLLVCNSRILSYMGELQRRKEAQVLEKTGRRPSDSRPPTERSPCRGRVCISDLRIPLMWKDTEYFKNKGDLHRWAVFLLLQLGEHIEDTEMILVDRTLTDISFQNNVLFIEAGPDFELRLELYGACVEEEGALSGAPKRLATKLSSSLGRSSGRRVRASLESAGSSGSSPILLPTPAVGGPRYHLLAHATLTLAAVQDGFRTHDLTLASHEENPAWLPLYGSVCCRLVAQPLCMTQPTASGTLRVQQAGELQDWVRVHGVLKGTHLFCYRQSEDADTGEEPLFTIAVNKETRVRAGELDQAAGRPFTLNISNQYGEDEVTHSLQTESRAALQSWMEALWQLFFDMSQWKQCCDEIMKIETPTPRKPPQILAKQGSLYHEMVLAEPMAPGGPGEGLLLQDNAISAEIQALLTSYYSDR from the exons ATGGACAGGGATAGGGAAGGATCC GACACAGAGTTGCAGAGAAAGCTGGACCATGAGATCCGAATGAGGGAAGGGGCCTGCAAGTTGCTGGCAGCCTGCTCCCAGCGAGAGCAGGCTCTGGAAGCCACCAAGAGCCTGCTGGTGTGCAACAGCCGCATCCTCAGCTACATGGGCGAGCTGCAAAGGCGCAAGGAGGCACAGGTGCTGGAGAAGACAGGCCGGCG GCCTTCTGACAGCAGGCCGCCCACTGAGCGCTCCCCCTGCCGTGGCCGGGTCTGCATCTCGG ACCTCCGGATTCCACTCATGTGGAAAGACACAGAGTATTTCAAGAACAAAGGTG ACCTGCACCGCTGGGCTGTGTTCCTGCTGCTGCAGCTAGGGGAGCACATTGAGGACACAGAGATGATCCTCGTGGACAGGACCCTCACGGACATCTCCTTTCAGAACAATGTGCTTTT CATTGAGGCAGGGCCAGACTTTGAACTGCGGCTGGAGCTGTATGGGGCCTGTGTGGAAGAAGAGGGGGCCTTGTCTGGAGCCCCCAAGAGGCTTGCCACCAAACTCAGCAGCTCTCTGGGCCGCTCCTCAGGGAGGCGTGTCCGGGCATCGCTGGAGAGTGCTGGGAGTTCAGGGAGCAGTCCcatcctgctccccaccccagctgtAGG TGGTCCTCGTTACCACCTCTTGGCTCATGCAACTCTCACCCTGGCAGCAGTGCAAGATGGGTTCCGCACTCACGACCTCACCCTTGCCAGCCATG AGGAGAATCCTGCTTGGCTGCCCCTCTATGGTAGTGTGTGTTGCCGCCTGGTGGCTCAGCCTCTCTGTATGACTCAGCCTACTGCAAGTGGTACCCTCAGGGTGCAG CAAGCTGGGGAGCTGCAGGACTGGGTGCGAGTGCATGGAGTCCTGAAAGGCACGCACCTCTTCTGTTACCGGCAATCTGAAGACGCAGACACTGGGGAGGAGCCGCTGTTTACTATTGCTGTTAACAAG GAGACTCGAGTCCGGGCAGGGGAGCTGGACCAGGCTGCAGGCAGGCCCTTTACCCTGAACATCAGTAACCAGTATGGAGAGGACGAGGTGACCCACAGCCTTCAGACAGAGAGTCGGGCAGCCCTGCAGAGCTGGATGGAGGCTCTGTGGCAGCTTTTCTTTGACATGA GCCAGTGGAAGCAGTGCTGTGATGAAATCATGAAAATTGAAACCCCCACTCCCCGGAAACCACCTCAAATACTGGCCAAGCAGGGGTCCTTGTACCATGAGATGG TCTTAGCAGAGCCCATGGCTCCAGGAGGCCCAGGTGAGGGGCTTCTCCTGCAGGATAATGCAATCTCGGCCGAGATCCAGGCTTTGCTTACTTCCTATTACAGTGACAGGTGA
- the RTKN gene encoding rhotekin isoform X6: MDRDREGSDTELQRKLDHEIRMREGACKLLAACSQREQALEATKSLLVCNSRILSYMGELQRRKEAQVLEKTGRRPSDSRPPTERSPCRGRVCISDLRIPLMWKDTEYFKNKGDLHRWAVFLLLQLGEHIEDTEMILVDRTLTDISFQNNVLFIEAGPDFELRLELYGACVEEEGALSGAPKRLATKLSSSLGRSSGRRVRASLESAGSSGSSPILLPTPAVGGPRYHLLAHATLTLAAVQDGFRTHDLTLASHEENPAWLPLYGSVCCRLVAQPLCMTQPTASGTLRVQQAGELQDWVRVHGVLKGTHLFCYRQSEDADTGEEPLFTIAVNKETRVRAGELDQAAGRPFTLNISNQYGEDEVTHSLQTESRAALQSWMEALWQLFFDMSQWKQCCDEIMKIETPTPRKPPQILAKQGSLYHEMAIEPLDDIAVVTDILAQREGTRLETPPPWLAMFTDQPALPSPCSPASVAPAPAQTHPLSWGRPRTFSLDAAPPDHSPGASCSVAPLHLQQSPQSRGLCSKGLLRTWLQSPV; encoded by the exons ATGGACAGGGATAGGGAAGGATCC GACACAGAGTTGCAGAGAAAGCTGGACCATGAGATCCGAATGAGGGAAGGGGCCTGCAAGTTGCTGGCAGCCTGCTCCCAGCGAGAGCAGGCTCTGGAAGCCACCAAGAGCCTGCTGGTGTGCAACAGCCGCATCCTCAGCTACATGGGCGAGCTGCAAAGGCGCAAGGAGGCACAGGTGCTGGAGAAGACAGGCCGGCG GCCTTCTGACAGCAGGCCGCCCACTGAGCGCTCCCCCTGCCGTGGCCGGGTCTGCATCTCGG ACCTCCGGATTCCACTCATGTGGAAAGACACAGAGTATTTCAAGAACAAAGGTG ACCTGCACCGCTGGGCTGTGTTCCTGCTGCTGCAGCTAGGGGAGCACATTGAGGACACAGAGATGATCCTCGTGGACAGGACCCTCACGGACATCTCCTTTCAGAACAATGTGCTTTT CATTGAGGCAGGGCCAGACTTTGAACTGCGGCTGGAGCTGTATGGGGCCTGTGTGGAAGAAGAGGGGGCCTTGTCTGGAGCCCCCAAGAGGCTTGCCACCAAACTCAGCAGCTCTCTGGGCCGCTCCTCAGGGAGGCGTGTCCGGGCATCGCTGGAGAGTGCTGGGAGTTCAGGGAGCAGTCCcatcctgctccccaccccagctgtAGG TGGTCCTCGTTACCACCTCTTGGCTCATGCAACTCTCACCCTGGCAGCAGTGCAAGATGGGTTCCGCACTCACGACCTCACCCTTGCCAGCCATG AGGAGAATCCTGCTTGGCTGCCCCTCTATGGTAGTGTGTGTTGCCGCCTGGTGGCTCAGCCTCTCTGTATGACTCAGCCTACTGCAAGTGGTACCCTCAGGGTGCAG CAAGCTGGGGAGCTGCAGGACTGGGTGCGAGTGCATGGAGTCCTGAAAGGCACGCACCTCTTCTGTTACCGGCAATCTGAAGACGCAGACACTGGGGAGGAGCCGCTGTTTACTATTGCTGTTAACAAG GAGACTCGAGTCCGGGCAGGGGAGCTGGACCAGGCTGCAGGCAGGCCCTTTACCCTGAACATCAGTAACCAGTATGGAGAGGACGAGGTGACCCACAGCCTTCAGACAGAGAGTCGGGCAGCCCTGCAGAGCTGGATGGAGGCTCTGTGGCAGCTTTTCTTTGACATGA GCCAGTGGAAGCAGTGCTGTGATGAAATCATGAAAATTGAAACCCCCACTCCCCGGAAACCACCTCAAATACTGGCCAAGCAGGGGTCCTTGTACCATGAGATGG CTATTGAGCCGCTGGATGACATCGCAGTGGTGACAGACATCCTGGCCCAGAGGGAAGGCACGAGGCTGGAGACACCCCCACCCTGGCTAGCAATGTTTACAGACCAGCCTGCCCTGCCTAGCCCCTGCTCGCCTGCCTCagtggccccagccccagcccagacccACCCCCTGTCCTG